Proteins co-encoded in one Kribbella qitaiheensis genomic window:
- a CDS encoding MFS transporter, with the protein MDSPDPADRRRPEHPRRPNPGPGTNNTTGRAPGDTGGDRRTPGNSGGGGRPPGNGGGGGRPPGDAGGNGRPPGNGGGGRAPGDGGGEKKGAGGRFDDAGQKLDSAGQKIGSAGKKIGHASKVGAVGFASASKKTAGFTGKVGKATGRRIRGLTGAQGAGESGLSRLIELGAINAAGDTAFAVSLAGTVFFAVPSSQARDRVALFLLLTMAPFALMAPLIGPVLDRFRHGRRWAIGATLGLRGFLVWSLAASISGSSAWLYPAALGCLVASKAYGVTRASAVPRLLPKDVTLVTANSRISLAGLAGATIGAGIAGAFAAIGPQWSLRWAALVYTVGLVLAIRLPTKVDSPAGEEMTGAEGREARRRAITAAVSRGIRCNLGLRFVSGFLTMYLAFLLRDKPISGLNGAVAAGAVIAAAGIGNSLGTLTGSLLKARKPEAVVLVVLFADAIVAICVAVFYGFPLLIALGLVAGLCSSLGKLSLDAMIQRDVPESVRTSVFARSETVLQLAWVIGGGCGILLPLIPRLGFGFMAAVLAIVVFLVIRHKPTPVPPTRGSDHPGPRGPAPHRETRPVPHDPDQTQASSATTRTILSTDPESIAERRTRTPRTDNPSRYSEPTVELRFNPHAENTSDRDPTVTNERDDAGRRRDGEGESGASTRRGGGGDGARDGARGGRGGAGGSTNGARSGGDERPVAGRWWSGQQDDDATVVEEQPWAAEPTLERKAGPFRRRRSGPETGSGIRPPR; encoded by the coding sequence ATGGACAGTCCAGATCCCGCGGATCGCCGGCGCCCCGAGCACCCCCGGCGCCCAAACCCGGGCCCTGGCACCAACAACACCACCGGCCGCGCGCCGGGCGATACCGGTGGAGACCGTCGTACGCCGGGCAACAGCGGTGGCGGCGGACGTCCACCAGGCAACGGCGGTGGCGGCGGCCGACCACCTGGTGATGCTGGTGGAAACGGACGCCCACCTGGCAACGGCGGTGGGGGTCGGGCGCCGGGTGATGGTGGTGGGGAGAAGAAGGGCGCGGGTGGGCGGTTCGATGATGCTGGGCAGAAGCTTGACAGTGCCGGGCAGAAGATCGGGTCGGCGGGGAAGAAGATCGGGCATGCCTCGAAGGTCGGCGCGGTCGGGTTCGCGTCCGCGTCGAAGAAGACGGCCGGATTCACCGGCAAGGTGGGCAAGGCGACCGGTCGGCGGATCCGTGGTCTGACCGGTGCTCAGGGTGCCGGCGAGTCGGGATTGTCCCGGCTGATCGAGCTCGGCGCGATCAACGCGGCCGGCGACACAGCCTTCGCGGTGTCCCTCGCGGGCACAGTGTTCTTCGCAGTGCCGAGTTCGCAGGCCCGGGATCGGGTCGCGCTCTTCCTGTTGCTCACGATGGCGCCTTTCGCGTTGATGGCTCCGCTGATCGGCCCGGTCCTGGACCGGTTCCGGCACGGCCGCCGCTGGGCGATCGGTGCGACTCTCGGGCTGCGGGGCTTCCTCGTCTGGAGCCTGGCTGCCTCGATCTCCGGCAGTTCGGCCTGGCTCTACCCGGCTGCGCTGGGGTGCCTCGTCGCATCCAAGGCGTACGGCGTCACCCGAGCATCCGCAGTGCCGCGACTGTTGCCCAAGGACGTCACGTTGGTGACGGCGAACTCGCGCATCTCGCTCGCAGGTCTGGCCGGCGCCACCATCGGCGCGGGCATCGCAGGCGCGTTCGCCGCGATCGGGCCGCAGTGGTCGCTGCGCTGGGCCGCGCTCGTCTACACGGTCGGCCTGGTCCTCGCGATCCGGCTGCCCACCAAGGTGGACTCCCCCGCCGGCGAAGAGATGACCGGTGCGGAGGGCCGCGAGGCTCGTCGCCGGGCGATCACCGCGGCGGTGTCGCGCGGAATCCGCTGCAACCTCGGACTCCGGTTCGTCTCCGGCTTCCTGACCATGTACCTGGCGTTCCTGCTCCGGGACAAGCCGATCAGCGGGCTCAACGGAGCGGTCGCCGCAGGCGCGGTGATCGCGGCGGCCGGTATCGGCAACAGCCTCGGCACCTTGACCGGGTCGTTGCTCAAGGCCCGTAAACCCGAGGCCGTGGTGCTGGTCGTGCTGTTCGCCGACGCGATCGTGGCGATCTGCGTGGCGGTGTTCTACGGCTTCCCGCTGCTGATCGCGCTCGGCCTGGTCGCGGGGCTGTGCAGTTCCCTCGGCAAGTTGTCGCTGGACGCGATGATCCAGCGCGACGTACCGGAATCAGTCCGTACGTCGGTCTTCGCGCGCTCCGAGACCGTGCTGCAACTGGCCTGGGTGATCGGCGGCGGTTGCGGCATCCTGCTGCCGCTCATCCCCCGCCTCGGCTTCGGCTTCATGGCCGCGGTACTCGCGATCGTCGTCTTCCTCGTCATCCGCCACAAGCCCACCCCGGTCCCACCCACCCGAGGCTCGGACCACCCGGGTCCAAGAGGCCCTGCCCCGCACCGCGAAACCCGTCCGGTCCCGCACGACCCGGACCAAACCCAGGCGTCATCAGCAACCACCCGAACCATCCTCTCCACCGACCCCGAGTCAATAGCCGAACGCCGCACCCGCACCCCCCGCACCGACAACCCTTCCCGCTACTCAGAACCCACAGTCGAACTCCGCTTCAACCCCCACGCCGAGAACACCTCCGACCGCGACCCCACCGTCACGAACGAGCGCGATGACGCCGGCCGGCGGAGAGATGGGGAAGGCGAGAGCGGCGCGAGCACGCGACGCGGCGGCGGAGGTGATGGCGCGCGCGACGGCGCCAGGGGCGGGCGCGGTGGCGCCGGTGGCAGCACCAACGGTGCACGTAGTGGCGGCGATGAACGACCGGTGGCGGGGCGGTGGTGGAGTGGGCAGCAGGATGATGACGCGACGGTGGTCGAGGAGCAGCCGTGGGCTGCTGAGCCGACGCTGGAACGTAAGGCGGGGCCCTTCCGGCGTCGCCGGTCGGGCCCCGAGACCGGCTCAGGCATCCGGCCACCTCGCTGA
- a CDS encoding TetR/AcrR family transcriptional regulator — MEETPTEQTAAELPRVLQLLWGIEGPARPGPKPTLHISDIGAAAIRIADTAGLGAVSMAKVAAEVGFTTMSLYRYVDSKDELYTVMIDEAFGVPEPIASDGWRPGITQWATMVRDAIYRHPWILQVPLFEPPLSPKQLQWMEAGLRVFDGTPLKASDRLSSMVLVNIYVRGATQLTADMFVSSDRTKEENDQLYLRRLLMLATPDRLPMIAATMADFSDEGDEFQFGLDAVLDGIQALIDRSAARA, encoded by the coding sequence ATGGAAGAGACCCCGACAGAGCAGACGGCGGCGGAGTTGCCGCGAGTGCTGCAGTTGCTCTGGGGCATCGAGGGACCGGCCCGGCCGGGTCCCAAGCCGACGCTGCACATCAGCGACATCGGCGCGGCCGCGATCAGGATCGCGGACACGGCCGGGCTCGGCGCGGTCTCGATGGCGAAGGTGGCGGCCGAGGTCGGCTTCACCACGATGTCGCTCTACCGGTACGTCGACTCCAAGGACGAGCTGTACACGGTGATGATCGACGAGGCGTTCGGCGTACCGGAACCGATCGCGTCAGACGGTTGGCGGCCCGGGATCACCCAGTGGGCGACCATGGTCCGGGACGCGATCTACCGGCACCCCTGGATCCTGCAGGTCCCGTTGTTCGAGCCGCCGCTGTCACCGAAGCAGTTGCAATGGATGGAGGCCGGCCTGCGGGTCTTCGACGGAACCCCGCTCAAGGCGAGCGACCGGCTCTCGTCGATGGTGCTGGTGAACATCTACGTGCGCGGCGCGACCCAGCTGACCGCCGACATGTTCGTCAGTTCGGACCGGACGAAGGAAGAGAACGACCAGCTCTACCTCCGTCGGCTGCTGATGCTGGCCACCCCCGACCGCCTGCCGATGATCGCCGCCACGATGGCGGACTTCTCGGACGAGGGGGACGAATTCCAGTTCGGCCTGGATGCGGTCCTCGACGGCATCCAGGCACTCATCGACCGCAGCGCCGCGCGAGCCTGA
- the larE gene encoding ATP-dependent sacrificial sulfur transferase LarE codes for MSTAELQSADPVTHDVPELVVGFDLDMTLIDSRPGIQAVWDLLVAETGVPIDTDLVVSRLGPPLTWEMANWFPADQVDAMVSRYREVYPAHAITGSLPLPGVAESLAAVRALRGRTVVVSAKYTPSVKLHLDHLRLDVDEPVGDLHGAEKGTALREHQATIYVGDHTADIDGAKAAGAVAVSVATGPFSADELRAYGADVVLNDLTEFPAWLDAYVLEQRLEALMARLSGYEKLVVAFSGGADSAFLLAAAARAIGPANVVAATAVSPSLPVAELEPAARFADSLGVRHVTPHTHEMDREGYQANAGDRCYFCKAELVETLQPIADEFGIEAIATGTNADDAIAGFRPGIRAAFERGAITPLRDARLTKAQIREASRGWGLETSDKPAAACLSSRIAYGIRITPNLLVRVDRAEQAVRDLLTPYGVQNVRVRDLGESASIEIDADLLSRVDLAALVDAVRAQGFTAAAVDPRGFRSGSMNERLANPDRYR; via the coding sequence GTGTCAACCGCCGAGCTGCAGTCCGCCGATCCCGTGACCCATGACGTGCCGGAGCTTGTGGTCGGGTTCGATCTCGACATGACGCTGATCGACTCCCGGCCCGGGATCCAGGCTGTCTGGGACCTGCTGGTGGCCGAGACGGGCGTGCCGATCGACACAGACCTGGTGGTGAGCCGGCTCGGGCCGCCGCTGACCTGGGAGATGGCGAACTGGTTCCCCGCGGATCAGGTCGACGCGATGGTCAGCCGGTACCGCGAGGTCTACCCCGCCCACGCGATCACCGGCAGCCTGCCGCTTCCTGGCGTCGCCGAGTCGCTGGCCGCCGTACGGGCTCTGCGCGGACGGACCGTGGTGGTGTCCGCGAAGTACACGCCGAGCGTGAAGCTGCACCTGGATCACCTCAGGCTGGATGTCGACGAGCCGGTCGGCGACCTGCACGGGGCCGAGAAGGGCACCGCGCTGCGTGAGCACCAGGCCACCATCTACGTCGGCGATCACACCGCCGACATCGATGGAGCCAAGGCCGCCGGAGCCGTCGCCGTGAGCGTGGCGACCGGGCCGTTCTCCGCGGACGAGCTTCGCGCGTACGGCGCTGACGTAGTACTCAATGATCTGACCGAGTTCCCGGCCTGGCTCGACGCCTACGTGCTCGAGCAGCGGCTCGAAGCCCTGATGGCGCGACTGTCCGGCTACGAGAAGCTGGTGGTCGCGTTCTCCGGTGGCGCCGACTCGGCATTCCTGCTGGCTGCCGCGGCCCGGGCGATCGGCCCGGCGAACGTGGTGGCGGCGACGGCCGTGTCCCCGAGTCTTCCGGTCGCCGAGCTCGAGCCGGCCGCCCGGTTCGCGGACTCGCTCGGCGTACGGCATGTGACTCCGCACACGCACGAGATGGACCGCGAGGGATACCAGGCGAACGCCGGCGACCGGTGCTACTTCTGCAAGGCCGAGCTGGTCGAGACGCTGCAGCCGATCGCGGACGAGTTCGGGATCGAGGCGATCGCCACCGGGACGAACGCCGACGACGCGATCGCGGGCTTCCGGCCCGGGATCCGGGCCGCCTTCGAGCGCGGCGCGATCACTCCGCTGCGCGATGCCCGGCTGACCAAGGCGCAGATCCGGGAGGCGTCGCGTGGCTGGGGGCTGGAGACGTCCGACAAGCCGGCCGCGGCCTGCCTTTCCAGCCGGATCGCGTACGGGATCCGGATCACCCCGAACCTGCTCGTCCGGGTCGACCGGGCCGAGCAGGCGGTCCGCGACCTGCTCACGCCGTACGGCGTGCAGAACGTCCGGGTCCGCGATCTCGGGGAGTCCGCGAGCATCGAGATCGACGCCGACCTGCTCAGCCGGGTGGACCTCGCGGCGCTGGTCGATGCGGTCCGGGCGCAGGGCTTCACGGCCGCCGCCGTCGACCCCCGCGGCTTCCGTTCCGGCTCGATGAACGAACGTCTCGCCAACCCCGACCGCTACCGCTGA
- a CDS encoding TetR/AcrR family transcriptional regulator yields the protein MDSFAARTKRRLRDELLDAAYDVIVAGGYDGLRMAEVGRRTGVSRQTVYNEFGDKWGVLQAVAARETERFLVDVNAALADHPDPIDGLRAAVERALTLASDNPLVKAALSAPGSDQASQLLTTRGQQVLELSHQRLDAHVREHWPEVGADDATTCVDIALRVVLSHIVNPGPAPAVVAEQVGRVLGPFLSSRR from the coding sequence ATGGACTCCTTCGCCGCGCGGACCAAGCGGCGGTTGCGCGACGAGCTGCTCGACGCGGCCTACGACGTGATCGTGGCCGGTGGGTACGACGGGTTGCGGATGGCCGAGGTCGGGCGGCGGACCGGGGTTTCGCGGCAGACGGTGTACAACGAGTTCGGCGACAAGTGGGGTGTGCTCCAGGCGGTCGCGGCACGCGAGACCGAACGCTTCCTGGTCGATGTGAACGCCGCGCTGGCCGACCATCCCGACCCGATCGACGGTCTTCGCGCCGCGGTCGAGCGCGCGCTCACGCTGGCCTCCGACAACCCACTCGTGAAGGCCGCGCTCAGCGCCCCCGGTTCGGACCAGGCCAGCCAGCTCCTCACCACCCGCGGACAGCAGGTGCTCGAGTTGAGCCACCAACGCCTCGACGCGCACGTCCGCGAGCACTGGCCGGAGGTGGGCGCCGACGACGCGACCACCTGTGTGGACATCGCGCTGCGCGTCGTACTGAGCCACATCGTCAACCCCGGTCCGGCGCCCGCTGTGGTCGCCGAGCAGGTCGGCCGGGTGCTTGGTCCATTTCTCAGCAGCAGGAGGTAA
- a CDS encoding MFS transporter: MSTPERAGRKEWIALGVLALPLLLVSMDVSVLYFAVPFISSDLGVSATQQLWIFDIYGFVLAGLLITMGSLGDRIGRRKLLIFGAIAFGLASVAAAYAQSPEQLIAARAVLGIGGATLMPSTLALIRNMFHDAGQRSKAIAFWSAIMMGGISLGPVLGGFLLEHFWWGSVFLINTPFMLLLLVLAPVLLPEFKTQAKGRFDLLSSALSLASVLPVIWGIKELAANGIETLPIVSIVAGLIVGFGFIQRQRTADHPMIELAMFRNRAFSGALAANTIGTLALVGNAVFMTQYLQLVLGMSPLKAALWSLVPSVAVGAAAPVGSVLAQRIDRAYVLGIGFVIGAAGFGVLTQMHVDSSLVVLLVGAGLLAAGLVMVMSLVTEAIVGAVAPERAGSAAALMETCSEFGGALGIAVLGSIGTAAYRGNLDSHLPSALPAGVADGVREGLPAASAIAAHLPTQLGNLVLDAARLSFSHSLNVVATVGAVLLAATAIAVTLLLRGTSHPASSTSDDAEIESGKREVVAEGNGRAAVVS, translated from the coding sequence ATGAGCACACCGGAGCGGGCGGGACGCAAGGAATGGATCGCGCTCGGCGTACTCGCGCTGCCGCTGCTGCTGGTCTCGATGGACGTGTCGGTGCTGTACTTCGCGGTCCCGTTCATCTCTTCGGACCTGGGTGTGTCGGCGACCCAGCAACTGTGGATCTTCGACATCTACGGCTTCGTGCTGGCCGGCCTGCTGATCACGATGGGCTCACTCGGTGACCGGATCGGCCGCCGCAAGCTGTTGATCTTCGGCGCGATCGCGTTCGGCCTCGCGTCGGTCGCCGCGGCGTACGCGCAGAGCCCGGAGCAGTTGATCGCGGCCCGCGCCGTACTGGGCATCGGCGGCGCCACCCTGATGCCGTCGACGCTGGCGTTGATCCGGAACATGTTCCACGACGCGGGTCAGCGGAGTAAGGCGATCGCGTTCTGGAGCGCGATCATGATGGGCGGGATCTCGCTCGGCCCGGTGCTCGGCGGCTTCCTGCTCGAGCACTTCTGGTGGGGTTCGGTGTTCCTGATCAATACCCCGTTCATGCTGTTGCTGCTGGTTCTGGCTCCCGTCCTGCTGCCCGAGTTCAAGACGCAGGCCAAGGGCCGCTTCGACCTGCTCAGCTCGGCGCTCTCGCTGGCCTCGGTGCTGCCGGTGATCTGGGGGATCAAGGAACTCGCCGCGAACGGCATCGAGACGTTGCCGATCGTCAGCATCGTGGCCGGCCTGATCGTCGGCTTCGGCTTCATCCAGCGGCAGCGGACGGCAGACCACCCGATGATCGAGCTGGCGATGTTCCGCAACCGCGCCTTCAGTGGAGCTCTCGCCGCGAACACCATCGGCACGCTGGCGCTGGTCGGCAACGCGGTCTTCATGACGCAGTACCTGCAGCTGGTGCTCGGGATGAGCCCGCTCAAGGCCGCACTGTGGTCACTGGTCCCGTCGGTTGCGGTCGGTGCCGCAGCGCCGGTCGGTAGCGTGCTTGCCCAGAGGATCGACCGGGCTTACGTGCTGGGGATCGGCTTCGTCATCGGGGCTGCCGGGTTCGGCGTACTGACTCAGATGCACGTCGACTCTTCGCTGGTGGTCCTGCTGGTCGGCGCCGGTCTGCTGGCGGCCGGACTGGTGATGGTGATGTCGCTGGTGACCGAGGCGATCGTCGGTGCGGTGGCGCCGGAGCGGGCCGGGTCGGCCGCCGCGCTGATGGAGACCTGCAGCGAGTTCGGCGGGGCGCTCGGCATCGCAGTACTGGGCAGCATCGGTACTGCGGCCTACCGCGGCAACCTGGACTCACACCTGCCGTCGGCGCTGCCTGCCGGTGTCGCCGATGGTGTCCGCGAAGGCCTCCCGGCCGCGAGCGCTATCGCCGCACACCTGCCGACCCAGCTGGGCAACCTCGTACTGGACGCAGCTCGCCTCTCCTTCAGCCACAGCCTGAACGTGGTCGCCACCGTCGGCGCCGTCCTCCTCGCCGCCACCGCCATCGCAGTCACCCTCCTCCTCCGCGGCACCAGTCACCCGGCCTCGTCAACCTCCGACGATGCTGAGATTGAATCCGGTAAAAGGGAGGTAGTTGCTGAGGGCAACGGGCGGGCGGCTGTGGTCAGCTGA
- a CDS encoding cold-shock protein — MPVGKVKWYDSEKGFGFLSKEEGGDVYVRAEALPAGVTNLKPGQKVEFGVVEGRKGEQALQVRLIDPPPSVAKAMRPKPEDMQLVIEDLIKLLDSIGEGYRRGRHPDAKAARGVATVLRGVADKLDV; from the coding sequence GTGCCTGTTGGCAAGGTCAAGTGGTATGACTCCGAGAAGGGGTTCGGCTTCCTCAGCAAGGAGGAAGGCGGGGATGTCTATGTCCGCGCGGAGGCGCTGCCGGCCGGAGTGACCAACCTCAAGCCGGGGCAGAAGGTCGAGTTCGGGGTCGTCGAGGGCCGCAAGGGTGAGCAGGCGCTGCAGGTCCGCTTGATCGACCCGCCGCCGTCGGTGGCGAAGGCGATGCGCCCGAAGCCGGAAGACATGCAGCTGGTGATCGAGGACCTGATCAAGCTCCTCGACAGCATCGGCGAGGGCTACCGCCGCGGCCGTCACCCCGACGCCAAGGCCGCCCGCGGCGTTGCCACCGTGCTGCGAGGAGTAGCCGACAAGCTCGACGTCTAG